The Vitis vinifera cultivar Pinot Noir 40024 chromosome 1, ASM3070453v1 DNA segment CATGTGAACAATTCAATTCAAAGCACAATTCTAAGATGTTGATAATTTCCATTATCTCCCTAACTGATCATGATTTGTCTTAAGACTTGAGCAGTGCCTTCACAACCACAAGGCCTACTCTGAGTATGCAACAATTTATGCGCTCTAACTCAATCAGTGGCCGTGAAGCCATATATGTTACAACAAAGTCTTGTTGAGGATGGTGACACTGAAGATCTTAGCCTCAAAGTCAGTCGGTCAGTGGGCATGTGATGGTGAAGGGGAAGGGGAAGGGAAAGGGACTATCTGATCATTATCCACATTACGATGGATGCCAAAAATTAAGCAATGACTTTAGTTTAGTACGACTGTCACAATCGTCTGGCTCCCCGCTAGATATGCTCACATCAAACCCAAATGCCAGCACACATATATGCCACAATTATCTATTTGCTAGCACTGCACACGTGTGGTCGATCGATCTGCAATGCCTGCACAGATGGAGCATCGGTACCTCAGGAACATCAAGAAATGGCGCTCATCTTTTGATGGGCCAAACCCAATATCTCGTAAGAAAGCTGTTTTACACTAACAACATATCTAGCTTACTTGTTTACACATAAAAGAAGTCCTTGCAACACAATCATGTCTCGTAGCTTTGGTGGGACTCCACAACattgatttttctttgcttcTACACGGATTTTAATTTCAAGCGCGCCTAGTGAAAGGAAACGAATCAGAACGAGACATAACAAAGTCCATAAGATGCAGACATGTTTCCTCAGTACTTCTATAAGAAAAGGATCAAAACcgaccctttaaaaaaaaaaaatcagtgtACAActtgttgggacgtcatttgtttttatttttggctcTGGCCAGCCATACCACCGAACTGTGCCAAACGGGGGCATCACAGTCGGAATGGGCCAGgaccagagtggcctccccaggattcgaacttaGGTCCTAGCCCAGATGGTAGCAAGAGGGCAACGTCCTAAGCCTTAAGGCCTACAGTAgcccagatggtaccaggagggcaacgtCCTAAGCCTTAAGGCCTACAGGACccaagttcgaatcctggggaggccactctggtcCTGGCTCATTCCGGCTGTGATGCCCCGTCTGGCACAGTTCGGTGGTACGGCTGGCTAgagccaaaaataaaaacaaatgacgtcccaacataAACGTCGGCCTTTTTTGCTCTGGTCTGTGGGATGCTCGGGTCCGAAGACCTCATGTTTGCCCGCACAGAGCACAAAGTCTTATGGGGCCAtttgtttatttggcccttgaaGGGTGACGTCCCCAGGATTCGAATTCAAGACCTTAGTCTTTGTGGTTGCCTTCCTGGTACCATCTGAGCTACCGAGCGTAAACTGGGAAAATGGAGATGATGTCCGCGATGCAGTCACCGTCACGGCACGGGTATTGCTAGCAGAAAACCCTAGAACCTCACTCACAGACGAAGATACGCAAAAGGCTGAAGAGAAAGCACTACCGACAGAAAATGCAAGAGTGAAGGACTCGGTCTGCTATTTAAAACGAGAGACAGCCCCTCGGTATTCTAACTGCTCAGCCGCACCATTATTGAAAAGACACGCTGCCTGGGAAATCCCAGAGACGacggctcatcataaatgctCTTGTTCCTCTTCGCCTCCGCACACCACGTGGCCTAATGAGCGTAGAAAGTAACTTCagtttaaaaaacaatcatttttaacccACCCATTCTGCCCGGGCAAAATCAGCAAGttaaaaggggggcattgtagggactcctccccctgatgacacatggcgcgctcccctatcgggactccctcagggagaagtaCACGGCACTTGCAAACATCACATCTggatgatagcatatcctatccggatatgttgtccggatcgttgactaaagtgagcaagtcTTACTACGTCATTCTAACAACCTAGCatagcccacgttccgccacctgtaGAGCGAAAGGATAGAAATGATGacaagtcacctcccacgatctctgacagccgcgtCGCCTCTCACAATCTCTGATAGCCGCCCGTatggtgatgatggccctgccaccacctagagacatcatgacgagccaaaaagtctccctaccattaaagagggaggcagagattctgacactatatatatggaccttcacacaaggaggaAGGTAAGTTTGCTATACCTAGAAAAATGTCAACTGTTTGATCTCTCTatccatggctgacaaaaccatcggagggtgtgtccggacaccctgtccgaacatcttttgcagggacAACTGAACCAGAACTCAATCTTGGTTGAAAGCGTGTATCCACTTGACAGCTACGTGGATCATCGGGACGCTAGGCCTCAACACAACTTACTAACTTAGATTGATTAATGATATGTAGTGCTTCAAACATACACCCCGCTACCTCTTAACTGGCCTCTTTTGATATCAATTAGCATTCTCATTAATTATGAATTCCCcagatgaaaaatgaaattaatttgttaACTCACGTTAAAATGAATTCATCTGACTCCACATTCAACCAGTGGAAGTGGTAACTTTATAGAAGCGATGATGGCGGTGCGCAAGTCAAAAGATATGGCAGCTGGGGACTAGTTTGAGTGTATTTTATGGAAGAGTGAGCTCCAAGCTCTGAAAAGGAGCGTGGGATCTACCACTTGTCTAACACTCTCTAATGAGTAATGAGAGATCAACTCAGGAAAAGATAAAACGCTAGTACATGGCCACATAGCAGACACCACTCGGAAGGAAATCCCACTAAAAATGACTAGAAGCCGAGAATCCAAGGAAACACACAGCTATTTGCCCCCCACCACCCACAACACAGCTACTGGTTTTCACAGTATGATAAGGATAAAAGCTTGGTTTCCCCTCTGCCCCACTCTATTCCTCTATCTAAGTAAAGCACAAATTCACATCAATCCATGTGGGTCTCTAGTCTCTCTCTGAAATACTTGTATTATACGGTGCAATTGATGGTTATAAAGTCACTCTTACCTCCCACTACTCTCAATCATTTCAAACCCCATTCGCTCTCCTATCACTACAAATCCCTCCTTTTATGCTTTCCCTTGCCTCCACCTTTCTTCCCATAAATACCTTCTCCACCTTTGgcatatttttcaaacaattcaTTTCATACCCCATATAGCACACACTCCCGCACCCATGTCTGTCGCAGCTCTTTCAGAGGCAGATAAAATTTACAAGAAGTCCTTCCACCGGAGGAATGATTCTGGCGAGCTTGATGTTTTTGAAGCTGCAAGGTATTTCTCCGGCGGCAATGAAATTATTGGGTACAATGGTGcagcttttcctcagaggatgatgaTGAGAGAAGAGAGGCAAGGTTGGAGAGGAGGAAGAATTAGCTTGGATATGCCGATGAGGAGCTCGCTACCGACACAGTCATCTCATGCTGTggaaaaacaaatgaaagagaagatCAAATACAAACAACCCAGCTCTCCTGGTGGCAGACTCGCTAGCTTCTTGAATTCTCTTTTCAATCAAACAAACTCcaagaagaagaaatcaaagTCCACAGCACAGTCGATCAAGGATGAAGAGGAGAGCCCGGGTGGGAGGAGGAAAAGGAGGAGCAGCATTAGCCATTTCCGGAGTTCCAGCACTGCTGATTCCAAGTCCGTGTATTCTTCCTCAAGTTCTGGCTTTAGAACTCCCCCTCCTTATGCAAATACTCCCACAAAGACCTACAAGGATCTCAGAAGCTATTCAGATCACAGGCAAGTGGTGTCTCTCCCAAACTACAACAACGGCAATGTAAAAGCTACTGGCTTACGAAACGAGGCCTTGGACGAGAAGAGAATCAAAGAGTTGGTTTGGCTGGACGAGAAATTCAAATTCAGCAGTGGGTTTTCAGAGAAACACAAAAATTTCAGCAACGGGCTTTCAGAGAAAGATAGGATTTGGGTTGATGAGTATCCATCAGAGGAGAAGGAATTCAGAAAGTTGGATGAGATTGATGCCGGTGCGGAGAGTGATTCAAGCTCTGATCTATTCGAGCTGCAGAACTATGACTTGGGTTGCTACTCAAGTGGCTTACCCGTATATGAGACCACCCACATGGACAGCATCAAGAGAGGAGCACCCATTTCCAATGGCCCCCTACCCCTATAATAATTCTGTATATTTTTCTCCTCCTCATTCATGATCACTTCTTTGCTCCAATTCATGTTGATTGGAAGTTGCGAGAAGgccaaaaaaaatgttgagtTCTTGtcaaatagtttccttttttttctttttccctttttttccttttctgttGCAGGCTCTTGAAAGTTCCTCCACTTCTTTCTCTGTATGTACAGTTGGGAATGTCTGCTTGTCTTCCATTTccgttttttgttttttaacctTCAATTGCTTTTAGAGGTATGCTTGTGGAGTGCTGGAGCATTGGAAGTCCACCACTGGAATTGCTTGATTAGACTGCGGGATGATTTAGAGACCTTCCACTAAATTAATTGAGATATAAAGTATGGATCATCACCCCATGTGGACTGCATCTATTCATCTTTTTGACTTATTTCAAGCCGCAATCATATATGCCCACATTAATTAATAGTTCACGCCTGCACGTGTGCTTGATCCAATTATAACCAAACCCATCAATAACTTGTATATAGGGTTCTTCTCCTCATATTTGCACTACTTCATCAAGAACTAATGGTACTGGCCGGTTAATTTGTCGTGGGGGCATGAGACTAGCTCTATGACAGTGAAccccattgaaaaaaaaagaagaaaaaagaaaagttaaagaGCTCTAGGGTCGACATAATATCTCTTCCATATTGCACTTTTTTATCTTAACCCAAATAATGAGGTGGTTGATATTGTGACTGTCTAATCAAGAGATCAGCATAGAAAGGGAAGTAAGGCTTATTCTATTAATACATATTCTTAGTACAATAGAGGGCCATTCAAGATTGTATTGAGATAAGTTAAGGCATGGCCTAAAGGCAAtcaggatatatatatatatataaactataaAATAAGGGATAGAGAAATCTTGTGTGGGATTACGAATTATTACCCTGGAGGAAGTGAGAAAACATGAATATTCTATGCCTTCCATCATTATTGGATTAGGGTTTGTGGAAAGGGTAGGCCTTGGATGTTTTAAAATGTCGGGTACTGACCCTTGCTTTTACTGATTTCTGTCATATAAAGCAATGGTTTAACCCCATTCAAGGATCGTAAAAGTCTTTTTGAAATTAGCAAGGTTATAATAATAGTACTCAAGGGcactttcttttgaaaaaggatgagagagagagagagaggagatgaCCATACCATTGAACATAGATTTTTAGCTACTCTAATTATATGTTGCACATTcatttttcaaaccaaaattaATCTCTCATTGATGCACTTCCAATTAGTTGTGCATTTGAAACTACTGTTGACTTAACTTCATAGCCCAAGTTTGATATCATcacttcttttgaaaaagagGTGTCTCCTTGTCTAACCAAAGTGAGTACGCTAGAACTAAGGCCATAATGATCGAATTTTGGAGAAGTAATGCCAAACCCATTATCCAACAGTTTAAACTTTCAGGTCAAAAAGATAAGATACCGGTCCAGCAGgtatttaaaagaaagaaatatgtaCAAGAAATGATGCACAAGGGGCAAAAGGAGGCCAGTAAAGCAGGGGACAAATTGAGTGGCCGAAGGGCCCAAAGCGTGTGATTATTCAAAGGTATGTTTTGTTAACAAAGTTGGTTATGCCCATACGTTACGCCCCTGCGCACTACATCAGCGGCTTGTgcgccaaaaagaaaaagaaagaaagggaaaaaataaagaagtccccaaaaaaaaaaatcatcttggTGGGATGATTTTAACCATATTCCATTTCAAAGTTTGAGACCAATTCGTTATACCTTCGAAGAGGTAATCAGAAATTAATGTGGTTGGCCATCGATCTTCACTTTAATTTTGGACCCTTTCATCTGGTGGCTCTAATTGTTTTCTAATGCTTGTCTGATCCCTGACCCACTTCTTGGAAAGTTAAAACAACAAGGGGGCACAGAAACCATCAGATCCTGAGGCTGTTAGTTCAGTTTCCCTTGTTTTGTAACTTTTGTACAAGTTCTATTTGAAAACACACCACTACAACTACcccttttcaaaatcaacttcCCATATTCTCTTCTTCAATCACCAAGTACAACATATGACAGTCGACACATATGGGTTTTAATACATCTTATCCTCAGTCCCAGAGACATGCAAAAACAAGAAACTAAATTCTGTTTGCTAATCCCATTAATTGCAACCTCAAACCTTTTTCTACCTCGTAATAATTGCTTAGAATTCTACTTGCTTTGAGATAGCGGGCCCAAAAAAGGACAAAGACGGGTAAGTTGTTGCTAAATAATGATGCCActttcaaatttatgatttttttagacCTTACCTTTTCTTTTACCAAGATCCCGTTCACGAGGGATTGGATTGGTTTAAAACCACGTCCTAACGTTTGGAGGCACTTTCTTATTGAAATTACAACATttagcaaattttaaaaaataatttaaagtgatttgAGTGGGATGATCCTACTTCTTTCATAATTACTATCAAAGGACTCTAATTTAGAGTCATTTTATTTGGAAAtgtaattaaaacatttttctttttttgtctattACATATTTTTATCTATGATGATGCTTTTATTAATAGTTACTTTTATCATGGACGCCGCTTGCATCTATGATTTGAATATATACATGTAAAAAAAAGTTTgagtttgataatatttttgaaattgtaTTACATGTGAAAAAAagaatgtttaattttttgaagtttaggaaatatataatatatgtaaaaataGGCTTCTAAATATTAGAAAGTGCATTTAACTTTTTCAAGATGACTTTTAATGGGattcttaattaattcataaTTGTTTAATCTTTGAACAATTTGGAGATTTTTATTCCTATAAATTCAATAGTAAAATCTTATCAAGGAGCAAATTTTGATTTGCTGGAATCTTTAATTACAATTATTGAGAGATTTGTGTGAATTTATCTACCATAATTGATGATGGCCcatcaattataaattttaatttaatttcctttttgcaGGCCTACTTGGATGGTTTTGGCACCACAACCACCACTGTCCTCTGCCTCGCTGATAAATTGAGGCCAAGtcttctcattttgatttggCTCGAGTATGAAAGCTGATCTAATTGGTTATATCTTCTCCACAAAATCCAAACCATGTCATCACTTTTCTCTCAAAACTACAATGATTGCAAAACCAATATTCCtatcatataataatttcaGGGCCCAATTTTTCTAACACTACCTTTGgttaccaaaaaaatatttaagaaagagaaaaaaaaaaaaaagtatttttaccttaaaaaataaaaaataaaaaataaaaaaacggaATTACGAAAATaagttgaagaataaaaataacatattaattataaaatatgcaGCAAGGagttagataaaattttatataatataatacgGTAATTGTGGAAGGAGCAGATGATGCCGTAGAATTTCCAACCAAAGCAAGATGGGCCTGTTGGAAACTTGGAAGGAGTCCTGACTCCTGAGAGACACTAGAATTAATGTAGACACGAAAACAAGTCCTTATTCTACATTGCATTAATTGGCAATGATACTAACTTCCCGATAAAAATGATGGATCAAAAAGTCTTGGGATCCGTGTGACGTACAATGTTATACCAACCAAAAAAAGGTTTAAACGGtgtttgaaagtaatttattttcaggtgttttatttttttatttttttatttttttataaattattataaactttttgttatatataaaaagtcaaagtggtgtttatttttttggcttcttattaaaaaaatttaagtggtttattttttaattttttttataactta contains these protein-coding regions:
- the LOC100266436 gene encoding protein BIG GRAIN 1-like E, whose amino-acid sequence is MSVAALSEADKIYKKSFHRRNDSGELDVFEAARYFSGGNEIIGYNGAAFPQRMMMREERQGWRGGRISLDMPMRSSLPTQSSHAVEKQMKEKIKYKQPSSPGGRLASFLNSLFNQTNSKKKKSKSTAQSIKDEEESPGGRRKRRSSISHFRSSSTADSKSVYSSSSSGFRTPPPYANTPTKTYKDLRSYSDHRQVVSLPNYNNGNVKATGLRNEALDEKRIKELVWLDEKFKFSSGFSEKHKNFSNGLSEKDRIWVDEYPSEEKEFRKLDEIDAGAESDSSSDLFELQNYDLGCYSSGLPVYETTHMDSIKRGAPISNGPLPL